The proteins below come from a single Phycisphaeraceae bacterium genomic window:
- a CDS encoding ThuA domain-containing protein encodes MINTLSLVVALCTAGAGNPPAGHEFGVTQRIYDIGHPMGRLPTLVEGQTPNVDRVAPGIDWTNPSDFGGLTDFFVVEVLGALLIEEGGVYGIAMESDDGSRLWINGSVVIDHDGIHPTLRKETEIELQAGLHPLRIDYFENDGQQSLRLLWRTPASQTWETVPPAALVTKVGLTPVTSPGPKRLMGAAGAMRPGSGMPLEGVHPSFAVNTIRPEGFEPQVSAMSLAGDGTLYLATFSPNQDGWRDGVRTKPDGVVWAIDNPRAAPHDIVVRKVAEGLFEPAGLCVVDGVVYVSQRNEITRLRDDDGDGWFEKHDPVARGWISDNYHHFTFGLVERDGSLYAALSTSIFIDSAEAHKFGYVGLNGPNPRNRGTLLKVDLATRQIEYIAGGFRTPNGLGIGPRGQILVSDNQGAWKPTSCIYAIEPGAFYGHYNATAKGTLYPTGGFAGPFESKPVSPPALWLPHGEVSNSPTNMVVIPDGPFAGQMYLGELTAGGIRRVLLEEVEGVTQGAVFRFTQGLECGVNRLVVDDDGTIYIGGTGAGGNWNWRGTTFGLQRLTPTGSLAFEIAAVRAVAGGFHIEFTKPVHGEQLTDASRYFIEQYRYEPSPEYGGPKLDVERLSVEHMIQSTDSKSAWLTIPGLKEGHVVHVVANITSNEGDELWSNEAWYTLNKQPAPTQRDRLAVLVYSRTAGFRHGSIEPGIEALRKLGFQHGFDTVSTENPAMFTDGSLAAFDVVVFLNTTGDVLDDEQQAAFERFIQRGGGFVGIHSASDTEYDWPWYGRLVGAYFAGHPPTQPAVVEVHDHEHCSTRHLPERWGRNDEWYNFQKAPEHVNVLATLDTSTYTGSAHAGNHPIAWYHEMDGGRAFYTAGGHTNESFSEPEFLQHLLGGILWAARRECQTGATLP; translated from the coding sequence ATGATAAACACGCTGAGCCTGGTCGTAGCGCTGTGCACAGCCGGCGCGGGCAATCCTCCCGCTGGGCATGAGTTCGGAGTCACACAACGGATCTACGACATCGGACATCCTATGGGCCGCCTGCCGACTCTGGTTGAAGGGCAGACCCCCAATGTCGATCGCGTCGCGCCAGGGATCGACTGGACGAATCCCAGCGATTTCGGAGGATTGACCGACTTCTTCGTGGTGGAGGTGCTCGGGGCCCTGCTGATCGAGGAAGGTGGGGTCTACGGCATCGCGATGGAAAGTGATGATGGATCACGGCTCTGGATCAATGGCTCGGTTGTCATCGACCACGACGGGATCCACCCCACGCTCCGCAAAGAAACCGAGATCGAACTTCAAGCCGGGCTTCATCCGCTCCGGATTGACTACTTTGAAAACGACGGACAGCAATCGCTGCGGTTGCTCTGGCGCACTCCCGCAAGCCAGACCTGGGAAACCGTGCCCCCTGCGGCGCTCGTGACCAAAGTCGGACTGACGCCCGTCACCTCGCCAGGGCCCAAGCGCCTCATGGGCGCAGCAGGCGCCATGCGCCCGGGCAGCGGCATGCCGCTCGAAGGCGTACATCCCAGTTTTGCCGTCAACACAATCCGCCCGGAGGGATTTGAACCGCAAGTCAGCGCCATGTCACTCGCGGGCGACGGCACGCTCTACTTGGCCACCTTCAGCCCCAATCAGGATGGATGGCGCGATGGTGTGCGCACAAAACCCGATGGTGTTGTCTGGGCCATCGACAACCCACGCGCAGCGCCCCACGACATCGTGGTGCGAAAGGTCGCAGAAGGACTCTTCGAACCCGCAGGGCTCTGCGTGGTTGATGGTGTTGTCTACGTCTCGCAGCGCAATGAAATCACGCGGCTGCGCGATGACGATGGAGACGGATGGTTTGAAAAACACGATCCCGTCGCACGCGGTTGGATCAGCGACAACTACCACCACTTTACCTTTGGCCTCGTCGAAAGAGACGGCTCGCTCTACGCAGCGCTCTCGACATCGATTTTTATCGACAGCGCCGAAGCGCACAAGTTCGGCTACGTCGGGCTCAATGGACCAAACCCGCGCAACCGAGGCACGCTTCTGAAAGTCGACCTCGCGACCAGACAGATCGAGTACATCGCAGGAGGATTCCGCACGCCCAACGGCCTCGGCATCGGACCTCGTGGACAAATTCTCGTTTCCGACAACCAAGGGGCGTGGAAGCCCACGAGTTGCATATACGCGATCGAGCCCGGCGCGTTCTACGGCCACTACAACGCAACCGCAAAGGGCACGCTCTATCCCACTGGTGGTTTCGCAGGACCCTTTGAGAGCAAACCCGTCTCTCCCCCGGCACTGTGGCTGCCGCATGGTGAAGTGAGCAACTCCCCCACCAACATGGTTGTGATTCCTGACGGTCCGTTTGCAGGCCAGATGTATCTGGGCGAACTCACCGCCGGGGGTATTCGTCGCGTCCTGCTCGAAGAAGTAGAAGGCGTCACACAGGGCGCGGTGTTTCGATTCACGCAAGGACTCGAATGCGGCGTGAACCGGCTCGTCGTGGATGATGATGGCACAATCTACATCGGAGGCACCGGGGCCGGAGGAAACTGGAACTGGCGAGGCACAACATTCGGATTGCAGCGCCTGACGCCGACAGGCAGTCTCGCGTTCGAAATCGCGGCCGTCCGGGCGGTTGCGGGCGGTTTTCATATCGAGTTCACCAAACCTGTGCATGGCGAACAGCTGACCGACGCATCGCGGTACTTCATCGAGCAGTACCGATACGAACCATCACCCGAGTATGGCGGACCCAAACTCGATGTCGAGCGACTGAGCGTCGAACACATGATCCAGAGCACCGACAGCAAGAGCGCCTGGCTCACCATTCCGGGGCTCAAGGAAGGGCACGTGGTGCATGTCGTGGCCAACATCACAAGCAATGAAGGCGATGAGTTGTGGTCCAACGAAGCGTGGTACACGCTCAACAAGCAGCCCGCTCCTACACAGCGCGACCGCCTCGCAGTGCTCGTCTATTCTCGAACAGCCGGATTCAGGCATGGTTCAATCGAGCCCGGCATCGAGGCCCTGCGCAAACTCGGTTTCCAGCATGGATTCGACACAGTGAGCACCGAAAACCCCGCAATGTTCACTGATGGCTCACTCGCAGCCTTCGATGTGGTCGTCTTCCTCAACACCACCGGCGATGTGCTTGACGATGAACAACAGGCTGCCTTTGAACGCTTCATACAGCGTGGCGGCGGGTTCGTAGGCATTCACTCTGCGTCCGACACCGAGTACGACTGGCCCTGGTATGGCCGCCTCGTCGGTGCGTATTTCGCCGGCCACCCGCCGACTCAGCCCGCTGTCGTTGAAGTTCACGATCACGAGCACTGCTCGACGCGACACCTGCCCGAACGCTGGGGTCGCAATGACGAATGGTACAATTTTCAAAAGGCCCCCGAACACGTCAATGTCCTCGCGACACTCGACACATCCACCTACACCGGCAGCGCACACGCGGGCAACCACCCGATTGCGTGGTACCACGAAATGGACGGAGGCCGGGCGTTCTACACCGCAGGAGGACATACCAACGAATCATTCAGCGAACCCGAGTTTCTCCAGCACCTGCTCGGCGGAATCCTCTGGGCAGCGAGGCGAGAATGTCAAACCGGCGCGACTCTGCCCTGA
- a CDS encoding DUF1080 domain-containing protein produces MRTHVLVVAVVVLTTAAHAQKQWDVPEWRDDGPREVLFDGTSLDAWRVDSGQEEFSDWTIRDGVLSSENGSYRQTTARFEAFHLRVEYALPASRDEPEPSWNGRRGMSAVLMPCGLLVELFKAVPRAYESVVLVDGLRRIEPQMPAGVATTDWQMVEIVYYPAWVDVDLKVQPPSVSVIHNGLVVHERVTGAARVEDFSSLRLMTSGHIGLRIGGPHNESVRFRHISVRPIKNQESRAWPLLYPLFSPDSADGWSRRGEGQAEFRIAEGQVIGTTKPHQPNSFLCTDRVYSDFELDLEFLVHPELNSGLQIRSRVEKDANGRPSVTGYQVEIDPSPRAWTGGIYEERSRRGWLAHLKENSTARDAFRQGEWNRLRVLAEGSRIRTWINGVPAADLVDEAASEGFIGLQVHSVGGREDPLEVRFRNVRIRELKPSRWVPIEAE; encoded by the coding sequence ATGCGTACCCATGTCTTGGTCGTTGCCGTCGTCGTACTGACAACAGCGGCTCATGCTCAGAAGCAATGGGATGTGCCGGAGTGGCGCGACGATGGGCCGCGAGAAGTGCTGTTCGATGGCACCAGTCTCGACGCTTGGCGTGTGGACAGCGGTCAGGAGGAGTTCAGTGACTGGACTATTCGTGATGGCGTGCTCAGCAGTGAGAATGGATCGTACCGGCAAACGACTGCCCGATTCGAGGCTTTTCACCTGCGCGTTGAGTATGCCTTGCCTGCATCACGAGATGAGCCCGAGCCGAGTTGGAACGGTCGGCGAGGCATGAGTGCGGTGTTGATGCCGTGTGGGCTGTTGGTTGAATTGTTCAAGGCCGTGCCGCGTGCGTATGAGTCGGTGGTGCTGGTTGATGGCTTGCGGCGCATTGAGCCTCAGATGCCGGCTGGTGTTGCGACAACGGATTGGCAGATGGTTGAGATCGTGTATTACCCGGCATGGGTGGATGTTGATCTCAAGGTTCAGCCTCCTTCGGTCAGCGTCATTCATAACGGCCTTGTGGTGCATGAGCGGGTTACAGGTGCGGCGCGGGTAGAGGACTTCTCTTCGCTTCGGCTGATGACATCCGGCCATATCGGGCTGAGGATCGGTGGTCCGCACAACGAGTCGGTGCGATTTCGTCATATCAGCGTGCGGCCCATCAAGAATCAAGAATCGAGAGCCTGGCCGCTTCTGTACCCGCTCTTCTCCCCCGACAGCGCTGACGGCTGGTCGCGGCGGGGTGAAGGTCAGGCTGAGTTTCGGATAGCCGAGGGTCAGGTCATCGGCACAACGAAGCCACATCAGCCGAACTCATTTCTCTGCACAGATCGCGTGTATTCTGACTTTGAACTTGATCTGGAATTTCTTGTTCACCCGGAACTCAACTCAGGCTTGCAGATTCGCAGCCGGGTGGAGAAAGATGCGAATGGTCGTCCGTCTGTGACGGGGTATCAGGTTGAGATCGATCCATCGCCTCGAGCGTGGACGGGGGGTATTTATGAAGAGCGAAGTCGACGAGGCTGGCTTGCGCACCTGAAGGAAAACTCAACTGCACGCGATGCATTCAGACAAGGCGAGTGGAATCGCCTGCGCGTCCTGGCTGAGGGCTCTCGCATTCGTACATGGATCAACGGCGTACCTGCTGCGGATCTTGTGGATGAAGCGGCTTCTGAGGGATTCATCGGACTTCAAGTTCACAGCGTGGGGGGACGCGAAGACCCGCTTGAAGTCAGGTTTCGCAACGTTCGCATCCGTGAACTCAAGCCGAGCAGGTGGGTGCCGATTGAGGCCGAGTGA